Proteins encoded within one genomic window of Bacillus thuringiensis:
- a CDS encoding NAD(P)-binding protein — MFNKAIVIGGSMAGKLAAKALSTSFKEVIIIEAGERWDGKSSRKRVPQSNHPHVLLKGGENAIEKLFPTITNKLIEAGSIVNNFTRDLKWHQFGLWKQQFTGEVHMIQQSRFLLEWHIQKRIHQIPNITSKFGTLVEGLLVDEKINKVCGVKAKCLETGTQEEIQADIVVDASGFSSKSISWLREYNIEVQEEKVRIDLFYATRMFKLKENEKLDCCNMLMSPSFPDNPYGVLIQTIEDNRYFVTFSGYANEKAPQTDEEFYKFAENLSISNVTDFLNKAEAISEIKTYKIPYQVRRRFDLTTNMPEGLLVVGDAHCRFDPVFGQGVSVAAMEAHQLQLLLQRRQKLDHAFTQQFYKETAHIIQTPWEMTTTEISRHPQLKRELTIKQKFQLWYTKQIYQLSATDSDVYIRLVKVMNLIRSPFHLFHPKVLLAVLLKRKK, encoded by the coding sequence ATGTTTAATAAGGCTATCGTTATTGGCGGAAGTATGGCAGGAAAGCTCGCAGCAAAAGCTCTATCAACTTCTTTTAAAGAAGTAATCATTATAGAAGCTGGTGAAAGATGGGATGGAAAGTCTTCGAGAAAAAGAGTTCCACAAAGTAATCATCCTCATGTGTTATTAAAAGGTGGAGAAAACGCAATTGAAAAATTGTTTCCTACTATTACGAATAAATTAATAGAAGCAGGTAGTATCGTAAATAACTTTACTCGTGATTTAAAATGGCATCAATTTGGTTTATGGAAACAGCAATTCACAGGAGAAGTACATATGATTCAACAAAGTAGGTTTTTGCTTGAATGGCATATTCAAAAACGAATACATCAAATTCCAAATATCACCAGTAAATTTGGGACACTGGTTGAAGGATTATTAGTAGATGAAAAGATTAACAAAGTATGTGGAGTAAAAGCTAAATGTTTAGAGACAGGCACACAAGAAGAAATACAAGCAGATATTGTTGTTGATGCAAGTGGATTTAGTTCAAAAAGCATATCGTGGTTACGTGAATACAATATCGAAGTGCAAGAAGAGAAAGTACGTATTGATTTATTTTACGCAACTAGAATGTTTAAGCTTAAAGAAAATGAGAAATTAGACTGTTGTAATATGCTAATGTCTCCAAGTTTTCCTGACAATCCGTATGGTGTTCTTATTCAAACGATTGAAGATAATCGTTATTTTGTTACTTTCAGCGGATATGCAAATGAGAAAGCACCACAAACAGATGAGGAATTTTATAAGTTTGCTGAAAATCTATCAATTTCTAATGTTACGGATTTCCTAAATAAAGCGGAGGCAATTTCAGAGATCAAAACGTATAAAATTCCTTATCAAGTACGTCGGAGATTTGATCTCACTACAAATATGCCAGAAGGATTATTAGTCGTTGGAGATGCACATTGTCGTTTTGATCCTGTTTTCGGGCAAGGTGTTTCAGTTGCAGCTATGGAAGCTCACCAATTGCAGTTACTTTTACAAAGGAGACAAAAGCTCGATCATGCATTTACACAGCAGTTTTATAAAGAGACCGCTCATATCATACAAACTCCTTGGGAAATGACAACAACGGAAATATCACGTCATCCACAGCTAAAAAGAGAATTAACGATAAAACAAAAATTTCAGCTATGGTATACGAAACAAATATATCAACTATCTGCAACTGATTCTGATGTTTATATTCGATTAGTAAAAGTGATGAATTTAATTCGTAGTCCATTTCATCTTTTTCATCCGAAAGTGCTACTTGCTGTGTTACTGAAACGAAAGAAATAG
- a CDS encoding patatin-like phospholipase family protein, producing the protein MKNIGLVLEGGGMKGLYTAGVLEYFMEKNLFFPYVVGVSAGACMGATYLSRQKGRNKKVNTELVADHRYISYRNLIRKRELFGMDFLFDEVPNKIVPFDFQTFLNSDEQFVIGTTDCESGQAIYYNKAEHGNDILKIIRASSSVPFIAPAVEYDNRKLLDGGIIDPIPILKAQTDGYEKNVVIMTKPEGYEKQRNKFSGLAKILYRKYPNIAESLVEHYRFYNETISYMHQIKQKDNFYIIQPSVQLPISGIERSKEKLVNLYNLGYTDAQYHYEKLLSWIEK; encoded by the coding sequence ATGAAAAATATCGGTTTAGTATTAGAAGGCGGAGGAATGAAAGGTTTATATACTGCAGGCGTACTCGAATATTTTATGGAAAAGAACTTATTCTTCCCTTATGTAGTCGGCGTATCCGCTGGAGCTTGTATGGGAGCCACTTATTTATCACGTCAAAAAGGGAGAAATAAAAAAGTAAATACAGAGCTAGTAGCAGATCATCGTTATATATCTTATCGAAATTTGATTCGAAAACGTGAATTATTCGGAATGGATTTTTTGTTTGATGAAGTACCTAATAAAATTGTACCATTTGATTTTCAAACTTTCTTAAACTCAGATGAACAGTTTGTTATAGGAACGACTGACTGCGAATCAGGACAAGCTATTTATTATAATAAAGCAGAACATGGAAATGATATTTTAAAAATCATTCGTGCATCTAGCTCAGTGCCTTTTATAGCACCTGCTGTAGAATATGATAATCGAAAATTGCTAGATGGAGGAATTATAGATCCTATACCGATTTTAAAAGCTCAAACTGATGGTTATGAAAAGAACGTTGTAATTATGACAAAACCAGAAGGATATGAGAAGCAGCGAAATAAATTTTCTGGACTAGCTAAAATTTTATATAGGAAATATCCGAATATCGCAGAATCTTTAGTAGAACATTATCGTTTTTATAATGAGACGATATCTTATATGCATCAAATAAAACAAAAAGACAACTTTTATATTATTCAGCCTAGCGTACAGCTTCCAATAAGCGGAATAGAAAGAAGTAAAGAAAAGCTCGTTAATTTATATAATCTTGGCTATACAGATGCTCAATATCATTATGAAAAATTATTAAGTTGGATAGAGAAATAA
- a CDS encoding PH domain-containing protein, with product MGLFSGILGNASNTSTESVERDLEKIMLEDEKVEHAYKLIRDLIVFTNRRLILVDKQGISGKKTEYHSIPYKSITQFSIETAGHFDLDAELKIWVSSLSTPITKEFKGDDSVLSIQKALVTYTTK from the coding sequence ATGGGTTTATTTAGCGGTATTTTAGGAAATGCATCAAATACGAGTACAGAAAGTGTAGAACGTGATTTAGAGAAGATTATGTTAGAAGATGAGAAAGTTGAACATGCTTATAAATTAATTCGTGATTTAATCGTATTTACAAATCGTCGTCTTATTTTAGTAGATAAACAAGGGATATCAGGTAAAAAAACAGAGTATCATTCTATCCCTTATAAAAGCATTACACAATTTAGCATTGAAACAGCTGGGCATTTTGATTTAGATGCTGAGCTTAAAATTTGGGTATCTAGTTTGAGTACGCCAATTACGAAGGAATTTAAAGGTGACGATAGTGTTTTAAGCATTCAAAAAGCGTTAGTAACCTATACGACAAAATAA
- a CDS encoding YxiJ-like family protein produces MKLGKRVIFNELQKMPSLLYKPFPNCDIRKIRKDFNNMFTEDDCISADLNYYWMHTAGTLSYVLNNNEQEIVFNQIKWLRISFFEWFPQYRFLETEIVTYPILYRDFMNYEKTRKLLLYYLTV; encoded by the coding sequence TTGAAGTTAGGAAAAAGGGTTATTTTTAATGAATTGCAGAAAATGCCTAGTCTGCTGTATAAACCGTTTCCGAATTGTGACATTCGAAAAATACGAAAAGATTTTAATAATATGTTTACAGAAGATGATTGTATAAGCGCTGATTTAAATTATTATTGGATGCATACAGCAGGTACTTTAAGTTACGTGCTTAATAATAATGAACAGGAGATTGTGTTTAATCAAATAAAGTGGCTAAGGATATCGTTTTTCGAGTGGTTTCCGCAATATCGTTTTCTAGAAACAGAAATTGTTACGTATCCCATTTTGTATAGAGATTTCATGAATTATGAAAAGACCCGAAAGCTATTACTTTATTACCTTACTGTTTAA
- a CDS encoding undecaprenyl-diphosphate phosphatase, with product MNWLEAFILGIIQGLTEFLPISSTGHLYLGRHLFQLDEAGLFLDTMLHIGTLLALFIYYKKEFIYLIKNPLSKLMLLLIVGTIPAVVIGLLFKDFFEDISKTGITIGWEFLVTGFFLYMADKQKNGRKKMDDITYKDAFIIGSFQAAAIFPAISRSGMTIVAALWRKLDRETAAYFSFLLSTPAIVGAIILQFVDVFQGKAESISSTSLIVGTLSAAFFGYIAVSWMIQYLKRHSLRVFAYYVWGLGILILTLQFTDVF from the coding sequence ATGAATTGGTTAGAAGCTTTTATATTAGGGATTATACAAGGTTTAACAGAGTTTTTACCGATAAGTAGTACAGGACATCTTTATTTAGGAAGACATTTGTTTCAATTAGATGAAGCAGGATTGTTTTTAGATACGATGCTGCATATTGGCACTTTACTTGCGTTGTTTATTTATTACAAAAAAGAATTTATATATTTAATCAAAAATCCATTATCAAAACTAATGCTACTACTTATTGTCGGAACGATACCCGCAGTTGTAATCGGATTGTTATTTAAAGACTTTTTTGAGGATATTTCAAAAACAGGTATTACGATTGGTTGGGAGTTTTTAGTGACTGGATTCTTTCTCTACATGGCGGATAAACAAAAGAATGGTCGTAAAAAAATGGACGACATTACATATAAAGACGCATTTATCATCGGTTCATTTCAAGCGGCTGCTATTTTCCCAGCAATTTCTCGTTCTGGTATGACAATCGTCGCTGCGTTATGGAGGAAGTTAGACCGCGAAACTGCTGCTTACTTTTCCTTTTTATTATCAACGCCAGCTATTGTCGGAGCTATCATTTTGCAATTTGTAGATGTTTTTCAAGGGAAAGCAGAATCTATTTCTAGTACATCTTTAATTGTCGGAACGTTATCAGCTGCGTTTTTCGGTTACATAGCCGTTTCATGGATGATTCAATATTTAAAACGTCACTCCTTAAGAGTATTCGCGTATTACGTATGGGGATTAGGTATTTTAATTTTAACGTTGCAATTTACTGATGTATTTTAA
- a CDS encoding RidA family protein has protein sequence MQKKFINPETMPPTFGYSHVVEVSNAKRTIYISGQVAINTDGQIVGIGDLATQTRQVFENIKSALDTLELQFNDVVKLTFFLTDISQMATVRDIRDQYIDIKNPPASSAVEVRKLINDNFLIEIEAIAVAN, from the coding sequence TTGCAAAAGAAATTTATCAATCCAGAAACGATGCCACCAACTTTTGGATACTCACATGTAGTCGAAGTTAGTAACGCTAAACGAACAATTTACATATCTGGACAAGTAGCAATTAACACTGATGGTCAAATAGTTGGCATTGGTGATTTAGCTACACAAACGCGACAAGTATTCGAAAACATTAAAAGTGCATTAGATACTTTGGAATTACAATTTAATGATGTAGTAAAATTAACATTTTTCCTAACAGATATTTCTCAAATGGCCACTGTTAGAGATATACGAGATCAATACATTGATATTAAAAATCCACCAGCAAGTTCAGCTGTAGAAGTTAGAAAGTTAATTAACGATAACTTTTTAATTGAAATCGAAGCAATTGCTGTAGCAAACTAA
- a CDS encoding GNAT family N-acetyltransferase, producing the protein MYNVAIRRPNSDDLEELHLFFRIVITNTYKDEGLSQLLDDIENEINMKKQYLKTDFDSNGEKRYFLLAIDTNNDKIIGTIEVGPASTLINSCTGDVLKDLYEIGTVFILPEYQKKGIGSLLLNTMFLTLLSRGITEFCLDSGYKKAQSIWTKKFGEPSYVLKDYWGESSDHMIWKKSLHDTPIIFEL; encoded by the coding sequence ATGTATAACGTTGCAATTAGGAGACCAAATTCGGATGATTTAGAGGAACTACACTTATTTTTCCGTATAGTTATTACGAATACATATAAAGACGAAGGATTATCACAACTATTGGATGACATAGAAAATGAAATTAACATGAAAAAGCAATATTTGAAAACAGATTTTGATAGTAATGGAGAAAAACGTTACTTTTTATTAGCAATTGATACAAATAACGATAAAATCATTGGAACAATTGAAGTTGGTCCAGCAAGTACGTTGATTAATAGTTGTACAGGCGATGTACTTAAGGATTTGTATGAAATAGGAACTGTTTTTATACTGCCAGAGTATCAAAAAAAGGGTATCGGAAGTTTGCTACTAAACACAATGTTTCTTACGTTACTTAGCAGAGGAATAACAGAATTCTGTTTAGATAGTGGCTACAAAAAAGCGCAAAGTATATGGACGAAGAAGTTTGGAGAGCCTAGTTATGTACTAAAGGATTACTGGGGAGAATCAAGTGATCATATGATTTGGAAGAAGAGTTTACATGATACACCTATAATATTTGAATTATAA
- a CDS encoding LAGLIDADG family homing endonuclease, with translation MQIEQKKKSKCKLSKAEIIHMYAEGESTSEIAMFANVSARYIRMVLSDSNVPRRAIGSWKRKYDITENYFKTWSNNMAYILGFIAADGVIQKENQCVSISQKESYILENIKKELKTNQPLYQNKKTGVYMLNINSKTIKDDLMNIHGIMPCKSFNIEFPFVPEEYLHHFVRGYFDGDGYVKYETYTVNFVGGSYNFMNSLHQILQNRNLRADLLNQNKHYRVILSGRKSIQLFSNWIYKDKDIYLHRKFEVFQKESLSLDQLQDRKLKQTQTAVKQRKQNFLEEYMKNKCNATTCSNLEISESAFKRWLKNDNQFKRDYEKINLTMSTSDN, from the coding sequence GTGCAAATAGAGCAAAAAAAGAAATCAAAATGTAAACTATCTAAAGCTGAAATTATTCATATGTATGCAGAAGGGGAAAGTACTTCAGAAATCGCGATGTTTGCTAATGTGTCTGCAAGGTATATTCGTATGGTTCTATCAGACAGCAACGTTCCAAGGCGAGCTATAGGGAGCTGGAAGAGAAAGTATGACATAACAGAAAATTATTTTAAAACGTGGTCAAATAACATGGCTTATATTTTAGGGTTTATAGCAGCAGATGGTGTTATACAGAAAGAAAATCAATGTGTCAGTATATCTCAAAAAGAAAGTTATATTTTAGAAAATATAAAAAAAGAACTAAAAACAAACCAGCCACTTTATCAAAACAAAAAAACAGGCGTATACATGCTAAATATTAATAGCAAAACAATAAAAGACGACCTTATGAACATACACGGAATTATGCCATGTAAATCATTTAACATCGAATTTCCTTTTGTACCAGAAGAATATTTGCATCATTTTGTTCGTGGGTATTTTGATGGGGATGGTTACGTCAAGTATGAAACTTATACAGTTAATTTCGTAGGTGGATCATATAACTTTATGAATTCTTTACATCAAATTCTTCAAAATCGCAATTTACGAGCCGATTTACTAAATCAAAACAAACATTATCGCGTTATTTTATCTGGAAGAAAATCAATACAACTATTTTCAAATTGGATTTATAAAGACAAAGATATTTATTTGCATAGAAAATTTGAAGTGTTTCAGAAAGAAAGTCTGAGTTTAGATCAATTACAAGATCGAAAATTAAAACAAACTCAAACTGCCGTTAAACAAAGAAAACAAAATTTCCTTGAAGAATATATGAAAAATAAATGTAATGCTACAACTTGTTCAAATTTAGAAATAAGCGAATCGGCTTTCAAACGTTGGCTAAAAAATGATAATCAATTTAAAAGAGATTATGAAAAGATTAATTTAACAATGTCCACTAGCGATAACTAA
- a CDS encoding YwqG family protein, translating into MKNTYQLQIPKELEQYRSILEESVKPYVKVSGTLAETTLFESKFGGYPYLPIDQEHPTDSNGQPMLLLAQLNFAEMPHVEYMPQKGMLQFFVSADDELYGADFDLPTIQKDFRIIYHSTIIEDLNKVITDFSYLNTLELEEFIIPEAAKLRFELGYQPVTSRDYRFEKIFSEDIDWEKIVDEENNTELGELYDDLCKDQGHKIGGYPFFTQTDPREWEEKYQQHDILLLQIDTDDSLNIMWGDSGVANFFIKKGDLLDLDFSNVIYNWDCY; encoded by the coding sequence ATGAAGAATACGTATCAACTTCAAATTCCGAAAGAACTAGAGCAGTATCGTAGTATTTTAGAAGAAAGTGTAAAACCGTATGTTAAAGTGTCTGGAACATTAGCTGAGACAACTCTTTTTGAAAGTAAGTTTGGTGGTTATCCGTATTTACCTATAGATCAAGAGCATCCTACAGATTCAAATGGGCAACCTATGCTGTTACTTGCGCAACTAAACTTTGCAGAAATGCCGCACGTTGAATATATGCCACAAAAGGGAATGTTACAGTTTTTCGTAAGTGCTGATGATGAGCTTTATGGAGCAGATTTTGATCTTCCAACAATCCAAAAAGACTTTCGAATTATTTATCATTCTACAATTATAGAAGATTTAAATAAGGTTATTACTGATTTTAGTTATTTAAACACTTTAGAATTAGAGGAATTTATCATACCTGAAGCAGCGAAATTAAGGTTTGAATTAGGCTATCAACCAGTAACGTCAAGGGATTATCGATTTGAAAAGATTTTTAGTGAAGATATTGATTGGGAAAAAATCGTTGATGAAGAAAATAATACAGAATTAGGCGAACTGTACGATGATTTATGTAAAGATCAAGGACATAAAATTGGGGGTTATCCATTTTTCACACAGACAGATCCAAGAGAATGGGAAGAAAAGTACCAACAACATGACATTTTATTGCTGCAAATCGATACTGACGACTCATTAAATATTATGTGGGGAGATTCTGGTGTTGCTAATTTCTTTATAAAAAAAGGCGATTTGTTAGATCTAGATTTTTCCAATGTTATTTACAATTGGGATTGCTACTAA
- a CDS encoding nucleotide excision repair endonuclease has protein sequence MNLIKINIPEADVSITERKQVIKGDEPIITPINGFIDFHLFPRDKGGIFMFYNINDELLFVGKARKIRQRIKKHFEDNVSPIKNHRDEVYRIDACIVEDPTEREIYETYIINEYKAKYNVDKVFYK, from the coding sequence ATGAACTTGATTAAAATTAATATTCCTGAAGCTGATGTTTCAATTACTGAACGTAAACAAGTTATTAAAGGAGACGAGCCAATAATCACTCCAATTAATGGTTTTATCGATTTCCACTTGTTCCCTAGAGATAAAGGCGGCATTTTTATGTTTTACAATATTAATGACGAACTTCTTTTCGTAGGTAAGGCTCGTAAAATTAGACAACGTATTAAGAAGCATTTTGAAGACAATGTTTCACCAATTAAAAATCACCGTGATGAAGTATACCGCATTGATGCATGTATCGTAGAAGATCCAACAGAAAGAGAAATTTACGAAACATATATCATTAATGAATACAAAGCAAAATATAACGTTGATAAAGTATTCTATAAATAA
- a CDS encoding DnaJ family domain-containing protein, with translation MTTIISPKLEKLKNHLKNGNEKALYTFLHEIKSNHTPLIEQCPIDNQYKLITYIWLGDQKTENVYVFGSFPGWDLSVNQLKRLLQTDIWYETFRTDKSFISTYYFSVNDFFQNEWIKRSEQYELDRFNGKTFGEGANKASVLNIGMEVQYSSRFPSNDYPSGKIETYSFYSSILNNTRKIHIYTPHDYSHTSHLQELLIVFDGNSFINDLSITKTLNYLIYEKEIPSCIAVAIDPVDRLQELTYNDKMNSFLTKELLPWIQTKYRVYQKAKHTTIAGFSLGGLAAYYAALQNPHIFGNVLSMSGSVHWKKNDYENAIPWIENQISSIDSNATHLYSYIAVGELENEPLLTANRRLYKALEEKKHQTIYEEFQGGHDSVWWREKLFDGLRTLELTKTTIENKKERESMNQEELDKKLKKQEILVKDEKVWSYTYEDHISSIVKEAEKKGSFDHLPGKGKPLNLDKDLSYNPEKQLYRTLKNNHVLPRWIELSKEIDDLKEKLKENTNTAEAADLIRTINKKVLEHNLLCPPSAQKTRVKTDF, from the coding sequence GTGACTACAATAATCAGTCCTAAGTTAGAGAAGCTTAAAAATCACTTAAAGAATGGAAATGAAAAAGCTCTTTATACTTTTTTGCATGAAATCAAGTCAAATCATACACCACTTATAGAACAATGTCCTATAGATAATCAGTATAAGCTTATAACGTATATATGGTTAGGAGACCAAAAAACTGAAAATGTTTATGTATTCGGTAGTTTTCCTGGTTGGGATCTGTCTGTAAATCAATTAAAACGATTGTTACAGACAGATATATGGTATGAAACGTTTAGGACGGATAAGAGTTTTATTTCAACTTACTATTTTTCAGTAAACGATTTTTTCCAAAATGAGTGGATAAAGCGTAGTGAACAGTACGAACTAGACCGATTTAATGGAAAAACATTTGGAGAAGGTGCTAATAAAGCATCTGTGTTAAATATAGGAATGGAAGTACAGTATAGCAGTCGTTTTCCTTCAAATGATTATCCATCCGGAAAGATTGAAACATATTCTTTTTATAGTTCGATTTTAAATAACACACGCAAAATTCATATTTATACGCCTCATGATTATTCTCACACTTCACATCTTCAAGAACTTCTCATTGTATTTGATGGGAATTCATTCATTAATGACCTTTCAATCACAAAAACACTTAATTATTTAATTTACGAAAAAGAAATCCCATCTTGTATTGCTGTTGCTATAGATCCTGTCGATCGATTACAAGAGCTAACTTATAACGATAAAATGAATTCATTTTTAACAAAGGAATTACTTCCATGGATTCAAACTAAATATCGTGTGTATCAAAAAGCAAAACATACAACAATTGCTGGTTTCAGCCTTGGTGGCTTAGCAGCTTATTATGCAGCACTTCAAAATCCACATATTTTCGGGAATGTGTTGTCAATGTCTGGATCCGTACATTGGAAAAAGAATGATTATGAAAATGCAATTCCATGGATTGAAAATCAAATTTCATCAATAGATTCTAATGCGACTCATCTATATTCTTACATAGCAGTAGGTGAACTTGAAAACGAACCTCTTTTAACGGCCAATAGACGGCTATATAAAGCTTTAGAAGAAAAGAAACACCAAACCATTTATGAAGAGTTTCAAGGTGGACATGATAGCGTGTGGTGGCGAGAAAAGCTATTCGATGGATTAAGGACATTAGAACTTACAAAAACGACAATAGAAAATAAAAAGGAGAGAGAATCTATGAATCAAGAAGAGCTAGATAAAAAACTAAAAAAGCAAGAGATTTTAGTGAAAGACGAGAAAGTTTGGTCCTATACGTATGAGGATCATATTAGTTCTATCGTTAAAGAGGCGGAAAAGAAAGGGTCTTTCGATCATTTACCTGGTAAAGGGAAACCTCTTAATCTTGATAAAGACCTTTCGTACAATCCTGAAAAGCAACTGTATAGAACTTTGAAAAATAATCATGTTTTACCTAGGTGGATTGAGCTTTCAAAGGAAATTGATGACTTAAAAGAAAAACTAAAAGAAAATACAAATACTGCAGAAGCAGCGGATTTAATTCGAACTATTAATAAAAAGGTTTTAGAACATAACCTACTTTGTCCACCAAGTGCGCAAAAAACGAGGGTGAAAACGGACTTTTAA
- a CDS encoding GNAT family N-acetyltransferase, with translation MKIYIEQLKKHDAKDLFTFELTNKSFFETMVPNRGSQYFDFEYFQKLLDDLLIEQADGESYFYLICNEENEIVGRINLVDIDSETRSSSLGYRVGEKFTKKGVATAAVKLILDVAKNKEINEIHAKTTSNNLASQIVLEKSGFSSYHNEADTTSVELNGEHVNFVHYIWRNTSRL, from the coding sequence ATGAAAATATACATAGAACAATTAAAGAAACACGATGCTAAAGATTTATTTACGTTTGAACTTACGAATAAATCTTTTTTCGAAACAATGGTACCAAATCGTGGCTCGCAATATTTTGATTTTGAATATTTTCAAAAACTACTAGACGATTTATTAATAGAACAGGCGGATGGAGAATCTTATTTTTATTTAATTTGTAACGAAGAAAATGAAATTGTAGGACGAATAAATTTAGTAGATATAGATTCGGAAACTCGAAGCAGTTCGCTAGGATATCGAGTTGGAGAAAAGTTTACTAAAAAAGGAGTTGCAACTGCAGCTGTAAAATTAATTTTAGACGTAGCGAAAAATAAGGAAATTAATGAGATTCATGCTAAAACAACTTCTAATAATCTCGCATCACAAATTGTATTAGAAAAAAGCGGGTTTTCTTCTTATCATAACGAAGCAGATACAACATCTGTAGAATTAAATGGAGAACATGTGAATTTTGTACATTATATTTGGAGAAATACTTCGCGTTTATAA
- a CDS encoding YfiT family bacillithiol transferase, which translates to MNDLRYPIGQFTYKRPITEEMIDTWIQEIENLPNELTKAIKDLDQKQLDTPYRVGGWTVRQVVHHVVDSHMNSYIRFKLALTEKNPTIKPYKEEKWAELPDSKLPVDVSLVMLDSLHKRWVNLLYSLELEDLEKTFNHPETGETKLAAAIGLYAWHGRHHTAHITSLRNRLNW; encoded by the coding sequence ATGAATGATTTACGTTATCCAATTGGGCAATTTACATACAAACGTCCTATAACTGAAGAAATGATTGATACATGGATTCAAGAAATTGAAAATTTACCTAATGAACTAACGAAGGCAATCAAAGATTTAGATCAGAAACAGTTAGACACACCATACCGCGTTGGCGGATGGACAGTTCGTCAAGTAGTCCATCACGTTGTGGATAGCCATATGAATAGCTATATACGCTTTAAATTAGCACTAACAGAAAAAAATCCAACGATTAAACCTTATAAAGAAGAGAAGTGGGCAGAATTACCTGATTCTAAATTACCAGTAGATGTTTCACTAGTAATGTTAGATTCATTACATAAAAGATGGGTTAACCTTTTATATTCTTTAGAACTTGAAGATCTGGAAAAGACATTTAACCATCCAGAGACTGGTGAAACAAAACTTGCTGCTGCAATAGGACTATATGCATGGCACGGACGTCATCATACAGCTCATATAACTTCATTAAGAAATCGACTAAATTGGTAA